A single region of the Vicia villosa cultivar HV-30 ecotype Madison, WI linkage group LG4, Vvil1.0, whole genome shotgun sequence genome encodes:
- the LOC131595745 gene encoding uncharacterized protein LOC131595745 isoform X1 yields the protein MKNKNEHEIALLRQFDQPSDERMLGSDLCGKIIADNEYIGLNEWKFFLKDIVSPAEKLEQADNQLAHSRFRPLVAPSPRKKEVQDVSSFSYGLALDEGPISVGSSGVIFPKGQLIPSTAVLRLQRTSFFQLEAFHPKQYELPPGTFPKISSFMVCSL from the exons ATGAAGAATAAGAATGAACATGAAATTGCTCTCTTGAGACAGTTTGATCAG CCAAGTGATGAAAGAATGCTTGGAAGTGATCTTTGTGGCAAGATCATAGCAGACAATGAGTATATTGGTTTGAATGAGTGGAAATTCTTCCTCAAAGACATTGTCAGCCCAG CTGAAAAGCTAGAACAAGCAGATAATCAATTGGCACACTCACGTTTCAGGCCACTAGTAGCACCTTCACCTAGAAAGAAAGAA GTTCAGGATGTTAGTTCTTTTTCATATGGACTTGCATTAGATGAAGGTCCAATTTCTGTAGGATCAAGTGGTGTAATTTTCCCAAAAGGCCAATTGATTCCAAGTACTGCAGTTTTACGACTCCAGCGAACTAGTTTTTTCCAGTTGGAAGCTTTCCATCCGAAACAATATGAACTACCACCTGGAACATTTCCCAAAATTAGTTCCTTCATGGTATGCTCACTTTAG
- the LOC131595745 gene encoding uncharacterized protein LOC131595745 isoform X2 produces the protein MKNKNEHEIALLRQFDQPSDERMLGSDLCGKIIADNEYIGLNEWKFFLKDIVSPAEKLEQADNQLAHSRFRPLVAPSPRKKEPSLDRLWGCFLVSIGLILLVAYFFLALFSKLLPPSHIPIISSFQNDWFRMLVLFHMDLH, from the exons ATGAAGAATAAGAATGAACATGAAATTGCTCTCTTGAGACAGTTTGATCAG CCAAGTGATGAAAGAATGCTTGGAAGTGATCTTTGTGGCAAGATCATAGCAGACAATGAGTATATTGGTTTGAATGAGTGGAAATTCTTCCTCAAAGACATTGTCAGCCCAG CTGAAAAGCTAGAACAAGCAGATAATCAATTGGCACACTCACGTTTCAGGCCACTAGTAGCACCTTCACCTAGAAAGAAAGAA CCGTCACTTGACAGATTATGGGGATGCTTTTTGGTATCAATCGGATTGATTCTGTTGGTTGCTTACTTCTTTCTTGCTCTCTTTTCAAAGCTTCTTCCTCCTTCTCACATTCCAATCATCTCTTCCTTCCAAAATGACTG GTTCAGGATGTTAGTTCTTTTTCATATGGACTTGCATTAG
- the LOC131595745 gene encoding uncharacterized protein LOC131595745 isoform X4, whose amino-acid sequence MKNKNEHEIALLRQFDQPSDERMLGSDLCGKIIADNEYIGLNEWKFFLKDIVSPAEKLEQADNQLAHSRFRPLVAPSPRKKEIMGMLFGINRIDSVGCLLLSCSLFKASSSFSHSNHLFLPK is encoded by the exons ATGAAGAATAAGAATGAACATGAAATTGCTCTCTTGAGACAGTTTGATCAG CCAAGTGATGAAAGAATGCTTGGAAGTGATCTTTGTGGCAAGATCATAGCAGACAATGAGTATATTGGTTTGAATGAGTGGAAATTCTTCCTCAAAGACATTGTCAGCCCAG CTGAAAAGCTAGAACAAGCAGATAATCAATTGGCACACTCACGTTTCAGGCCACTAGTAGCACCTTCACCTAGAAAGAAAGAA ATTATGGGGATGCTTTTTGGTATCAATCGGATTGATTCTGTTGGTTGCTTACTTCTTTCTTGCTCTCTTTTCAAAGCTTCTTCCTCCTTCTCACATTCCAATCATCTCTTCCTTCCAAAATGA
- the LOC131595745 gene encoding heat shock 70 kDa protein 16-like isoform X3 encodes MLGSDLCGKIIADNEYIGLNEWKFFLKDIVSPAEKLEQADNQLAHSRFRPLVAPSPRKKEVQDVSSFSYGLALDEGPISVGSSGVIFPKGQLIPSTAVLRLQRTSFFQLEAFHPKQYELPPGTFPKISSFMVCSL; translated from the exons ATGCTTGGAAGTGATCTTTGTGGCAAGATCATAGCAGACAATGAGTATATTGGTTTGAATGAGTGGAAATTCTTCCTCAAAGACATTGTCAGCCCAG CTGAAAAGCTAGAACAAGCAGATAATCAATTGGCACACTCACGTTTCAGGCCACTAGTAGCACCTTCACCTAGAAAGAAAGAA GTTCAGGATGTTAGTTCTTTTTCATATGGACTTGCATTAGATGAAGGTCCAATTTCTGTAGGATCAAGTGGTGTAATTTTCCCAAAAGGCCAATTGATTCCAAGTACTGCAGTTTTACGACTCCAGCGAACTAGTTTTTTCCAGTTGGAAGCTTTCCATCCGAAACAATATGAACTACCACCTGGAACATTTCCCAAAATTAGTTCCTTCATGGTATGCTCACTTTAG